From Heteronotia binoei isolate CCM8104 ecotype False Entrance Well chromosome 17, APGP_CSIRO_Hbin_v1, whole genome shotgun sequence, one genomic window encodes:
- the PSENEN gene encoding gamma-secretase subunit PEN-2 encodes MNLERVSNEEKLNLCRKYYLGGFALLPFLWLVNVFWFFREAFLAPAYTEQLQIKRYVQRSAVGLLFWVIVLTTWISIYQTHRAQWGEMGDRLSFTIPLGIP; translated from the exons ATGAACCTGGAGCGAGTTTCCAACGAGGAGAAGCTCAACCTGTGTCGGAAATACTACTTAG GCGGCTTTGCTCTGCTTCCTTTCCTGTGGTTGGTGAATGTCTTCTGGTTTTTCCGAGAAGCCTTTCTGGCACCAGCATATACTGAGCAGCTGCAGATCAAACGAT ATGTCCAGCGTTCGGCTGTGGGCCTCCTCTTCTGGGTGATCGTGCTCACCACCTGGATCAGCATCTACCAGACGCACCGGGCACAGTGGGGCGAGATGGGCGACAGACTCTCCTTCACTATCCCCCTAGGTATCCCCTGA